The Malus domestica chromosome 08, GDT2T_hap1 genomic interval ACAGCTTTCATGGGTATCCTAATCTTCTTTGCCTTTGAGAATCGACACAAAAGTGTTGACTGGTGGGGCTCTGAACTTGACCACTGTCCTCTTGCAACATGCCCTACTGCACCTGGTATTGTGGTTAAAGGATGTCCTGTTATTTGAAAATATAGCTAGTTTTGTATCAGGTTTATGTTTCTGTTGTCTGTTAAGTTAGTAGTAGTAAAATATGATCATTTCTTTATTTAGGTATAATTTGGCAACTGTTAGCCTTTCAAATGTGTTGGTTTTGTCTACTGagattatgatttttttatcaCAACTAAATTTTAGTGTATCGCTTATCATCTCTtctataacatattaaaaaatcaccattatccgatctacATGGTGACTTCTACATCAATTTAAGTAATTGATGTACAGTGAGGCTTTTCTTCTGGACCAGCCTTAATATGTTGCCAAAAGCATAAAATTCTATTGCTCAGATGAAAAACTATTCTTCATGCAAGTTATTCATAGCCCTAATTTCGCtccaacattttttttcttagaaTTAGAAGTGTACAGCGGGTTATGCCGATCTGTACAGTATATGAGCACTGCTCGTAAAGTATGAGTTTGGGCTTATATTTGACACTAGTCTTTGTAACGATGGAGGCCCAAAAATACAAAGGCAAATAGGAGAATGGGCTCGGACAAGTTGATAGGCCCGAGAGGGATTGGAAGCCATTTCAGCAAGGCAAAAGCCACCGCATGCCTATGTTTGAAGTGATGGGCAACAAATGGCACCTCATCATCAACAAAAAGCACTTTTCAAGGGCATGAGTGAATAAATAAGTTATGATTCAATGCCCTCTGAAAGCCATTAACTAAAGGCAAAGCTTGGACAGTTGAGCCAAATTGTCTATAAAAGCAGAGAAAGACACCaaagataaggacactcaaccaatcaatcaaaagaCATCGAAACTTTGCTCTCAGACAAGTTCGTACCCAAAAAGTTGCATTTTGTCCAGATTTCCCCTTTAGTTGTAGAATCCCCATAGAAAGCCCTCTTTTGTCAAGTTTtgaagctctgctaccttctcCTGGTGTTGTAGtattgattccctctagtaaaACCTATTTACTTTTCATTCCCCAAAGACTACAGCCTTTGTAAAACACAAAGAGAAGTGGTTGCAAGAAGTtgaaccttgcccgacaaggttaagtCTTGCTCGAGTCTCTTTTGTTTGTACTTACATATAGTAGATATGTTGTTTAATGCATTTTCCTTCAtgtttcaaatcattttttttactaTGTCTCCACTCAAAAGTCTCATTTGTAATCAAATCTGGATAAGTAAAAAAACTTGTTTTCATTAAAGCAAACTTTGATTGAAGAAATGGTTGGAAGGGCTTTGAGCTCCCTTCATTTTGGACATACAATATCACAagtaaaagtccttgtttataAGGCAAGAAAAGAACCTTATACAGACTTAACCTATTATGACAATCcattgataaacaagaagtctaAGTAACTTGTGTCGTAAGTAATCAACTTAATTTACACTTGTACAATAATCTGTTATACAAAGATAACAATGGCACACTCAAATCTATGTTAGCTTTAATTGTGCCTTAAGGCCTAAATAAAAGCCTTACAAGGGCACCTTTCAAACTAACGATAAACTCGTATTGCAGCACACCATGTAGCAAACCTTGCCCGATAGACAAGAAAGAGCAACAGCCCCGGGGAGCTATACGAGGGACCAAATCCAAGATCCAGCCCCGAACAGTAAGCCAAGCACAAAATGATGCAAATTGATAATGCAAACCAAAGCGCAATGTTGTAAGCAATCACCAAGTTGTCCCGTATTTTAAGCATTTTGTAATTGAGGGCAACCCTCAAGCACATATTTTAGCCTTGTATCACTATAACCGGCAAATATAACTGaaagagtttgaacctatgtccATATTGTCCAATGTAGTTAAAACATCGATCAATcaatgaacttttttttttaacaagaaaCTATAGCGTGGTATTTCATTAATCAACACAAACAATTACAAGGGTGCCATTGGGTACATAGCTCCAGTGACCAATAAATTGATCTGGAGTGAATTTGCACAAACTGACAAATAAGAGTAAACCCCTAGCAAACTACCACAAGCACAAACACATAATCGCCAAGCACACAAGTACCACAAGTACAGCTTTGTCACAATAAACAATAGACGCAACAGAGAAATATGGGCAGCCATAATGGTCATCGTTGAATAGTAAGGCCACATATAGAACAAGACCACATCAAGTGATCGTTGACAGACGAGACTACATAACGCATCGCACAAAGGTGAAGACTAATGTAGCTAAAACAATAGTGCCACCACAGTGCACGTAAGGCAAGTGAAACATAACTACACTACTTTGATAAAGGATTCATTGGTCAACTCTTCATAGTGGAGGACGAGGCACTCAAGCCAAGGCCACCCAATTGTTCACCGGACAGTGAGGTACCGGTATCCACATCGAACACCATAAGAGTTAGCTGTAACAGGCAGCGAAGCTGCCAAGTCCGAGACCCATAAGCCGAGCCGTACCGAGTTGTCAGATCTGAGTGCATATGTCAGTGCAGCCATAAGAACCAGACAAGGAAGGTGACACCACCATGGGAACGAGTTGGCGAATGTGTATTCAACCCATCTACAACACGAATCCAACCCCACACCAAGATAAATGAGctccaaataaataaataaatcttgAAAAGGCATGGCCCATATCAGGGTATAAGGCATAAATTCATGGAAGCTACTCATAAAATGGTGGGAGATAAGCAAAGGATGGGAGATGAGGTAGGTGAAGGCTGGGAATGAGTGGTCGGCATGAGGTTAGGGGGGAAGATGTCGTGTATGGCGAAGGGAAAAAAGGTTGGGATGGAGAAGAGGGGGAAATAAAAAGGGAGGAAGGGCTAGGAGAAGAAAAGGGAGGAAGGGctaggaaaagaaaagggagaagTTGCCACGGGCCACCAACCACAGCCCGAGGCCCACGATGATGGAGGTAGtcggttagggttttgttgagATAGAGCTTTTGGATagagaaaggagaaagagatCTTTTTATTGgtgcctttgagtttttttcAGTCAATAAACTAGAAACATCAAGGTGGGTAAGCATTTTATAGGTCATAATTATTGCTTTGAAATCTTCATTTGTAGACTCACTGTTGgaggataaaataatatacCGTTAATAAATGGGAGATTCCACCCCTATTATCACCAAGACATTTGGTGATAGAATCCAACACTAGTAATAGTTAATCAAGTAAGACAATATCAATGATGTTGGTGGTGGACCATGATGGGCCTAAAAAAGTGATATTATAGTAGGTTATTCTCTCAACATGTTCTGGCCAGACTTATTTATCTTGAATCTGCTTCCTTAAGTTGGGCTTTCATAAAGATGTGCTAGCTCCAACTTAAGGTATTGAATGAGGCTTTCGAAAATATTAGCGTTGGCTCTAGTGATTGAAAATACCAACAGACTAAGCTCTCAAAAAGATTGGTGTTAGATTCGATATAATAACTTGACCAGTTCCTTTGTGGGAATCAGTTTCCCTTATAACCCCATGTGAGGTTATTTATGAGGAGCGTGTTGGAGAATAGGATCCCACATCAGCCATAtgtcaaaatatataattaatacatAGGCGATTCTACCACTAACATCATCAAAACCTTTTGTGATAAACCCAACTAGTATAAGTTGGAACAATTTCAACAATCTAATTAATGTTAGTGGTTAACCATGTTAAGCCTGAAACAATTTATCAACTCACAAGAAGTTTCGGGCAGTTCTTTGACTCAACCATTAAGTACAACCACATGATTGTATGCATCTCCACCATTGGCCCCAAATAATATAATGGCAATCATTTGTTGCTTGTCTTTCTATTTAAATATAAATCAATCTCAAATCTCAATCTCGAGATCCAATTGTTATTTAACTCCTCTAAATGTGCCCATTTCTGGTCATTCACTTTGAACACAAGAAAAGAAACCATGGAAGTGGAAAGCAAGGCCAAGCTATTAAACAAAAAGAAGAGCTTTTCTCACTCAACTGTTCTCATCGCCATTTGCCTTTTTTCACTCTTTCTGATTCTTATCCTATATCTTGCACAACcctctccttccttctctcCCGCCTTGAAACTCCAAAACTCGGTTACATTTCTTCCTCTCAAAGACACAAGGTTTGCCAACACTGCAATGAAGGGAAACACTTGGTTTATGAGCTCCTTGAACGACACATATGAAGAAAATGAATCTGAATACCTTTATTTCCCTTCGAAGGCGTCCGACGAAAAGCTATTGTGCATTAAAGGGAATGACATAAGCGACGGCACCAGAAACTCATATGCCTTGGCATATCCTGAAGGCCTACCAAACTCCACCACATTCTTGAAGGGTCTCGCGTTCATGTCCGACACATTCTATGACTACGGAAACTTGTGGCACGAGTTAACGGCCATGATGCCTTTTGTCGGTTGGTCTATCAAAAATCGATGCGCAAAGCAGGCAAGGTTAGTGCTTTTCCATTAGGGAGAGCTTAgagttagagagaaaatggggcTGTGGATTCAGAATGTGATGCAAGCGAATTTCAGGCAAGTTCCGGTCGAAGAATTCGAGAAAGATGAAAGGCCTTATTGCTTCGAGAAGGCGATGGTGATGAGGCATAATGTTGGGAAAATGGGGAAGCAGAAGAAGCTTCAAGTGTCTGACTTGTTGAGATGTAAAGTAAGACAGTTTTGTGGCATAAACCCGAATGGCAGAGGCAGAGAGGTCACTTTGAGAGGGGAGCCAAGCATAACGTTGACATTGCTAATGAGGAATGGATTAAGATCGTTCAAGAATCCGACGGCTGTGATTAATGTGTTCTCAAGGGAGTGTGCGATGGTGGATGGGTGTACGTTAGAGGTGGTTCAGTCTGAAGATCTAAACTTCTGTGATCAGGTTTgcttacttttttttcttttttcatttctttattCTGAAGAGCCGAAGTTCTAGGGTTAAACGTGTGTTGCGTTGGCAAGAATTAGGTGAACTTAGATGAGATAGATGACAGCTTTTTCAAGATTAGGTTTGACTAAAAGGCATTGTAATTACATATACTGTGTTATAAGTGAGAATTCTATATTTCAAGTTAGAAGAGTGTTAGCGTCAATCAGTCGTGTGTAAGTGCATGACATGTTAAGAGAGCAACATATGCCCATGTCCAATCCGACGCACTTCCTAGTCAAACTTAGTGGCTTAACGTACCAAACTTAGTGTTCTTGAACAGGTTAAACTGATGACAAGCACAGATATCCTTGCATCCCCACATGTAGCGTAACTAACAAACATGCTCTTCATGGATAGAAACAGTAGCGTAATGGAGTTCTTCCCCAAATGATGGCTGGAGCTTGCAGGGGTAGGTCAGTATGCTCATCACTGGATGGCCGACCTGTCTGGTATGAAGCACCGGGGTGCTTGGTGGGATCCCTATGCCGAAAAAGAATGCCCGGACCCCAAAAAAGAACTGGAATGCTTTCTGTTTTACAAAGATGGGAAAGTCGGTCGCAATGAAACCTTCTTTGCAGACTGGGCAAGAAATGTCCTtgaacaagtaagaacaagcAAGCTAAAACAAGACATTGAGAGTTTGCAGAGAAATTCAAATGTTTGCCAATGCTAGCTGGCTGAATCAGACAAATATTTACCAATAAACAAGCAAAAGATTTCACCATGTTGTAACCATATATATCTGTAACAAGCATTTGACGAGTAGAATCGCATCGTTTCATTCTCCACACAAAagttaaatatggtataaagaAACCAAGATAAGAAAACATTGTCACATACTGCTTACATGATTAGTGGGGTTGTTGTACAATGACGCTATAAGCACAATCCTTTGAGAAACTCGAACCAAGATTGTTAAGATGTTCAACTTGTTTAGTGAACATGAACATGACGATAGCTTTACAATGAAACAAGTATTTGTGTTGTCGATGAAACCTCTTTTAGCCTTAAAACACAGATGTTTGTAAGGCATGAAGTATCCAAAGtatctgatcttcatctgaacAGTTTGGACCAAAAGTATACCACGAAGAAAAAAAGTAGTCCAAAAGCCACCACGTGGACAACATGGTTTGATCCACTCCGGACGATGCTTCGGTTCAATCTCCTGACATTGTTCTTCAACCCTGCTTGACCTTTCAACAATGTCATATGTTGTAACAAAAGAGACAAAGATATGTTTCAGAAAGCTGTGCACGTGCCACCCATCATACTGCTGTTAGATTTCGTTATTATTCAGAAACTTTCTATCCATCCTCTAACTAAAGATTTTCAAAGGTATAGATAGGGTCTTGTATGGGgaaaaaaaggtttttctcttttaaatttttatttggtgtgactTTGCATTTTCCTCGGCcatcttttttaatttaaaaaatcatGTAGCAATTTAAGCAGTGTATGATGTCTATCCGGCGTAGATTGTAGTAGTAATCCATCTTATCCATCATCCCCTATAGTTCAAAATAAAGTGAAATATGCAAGCAACAATGTCTAGAGTATGATAGCATACCAGCTGATCCAGAAATTCATTCTGGAATTTTGCTTCCGTACCTATAACTTGAGCTACCTGCGCCAAAATAAGAGAACATTTCTTTATTCTACATAGATTTCTATTGCAATCGAACTGCTGAAATCAATTTTACAAGTCATGATGCACCACAATTAAGCTATAAGATGAATTATGAAACAAACAAATGTACAGAGGCAAAACATGAAGGCATTCGAATTTATGCAAAACTCATTTAGTTTAATCATAACCTATATTGAATAGGCTTCAACCAATTAGATATctataaccaagcaaagaagtAGATTACAAGCCCACCCCCCATGAAAACCATCATCTGAAAACCAAAAAAGAGGACACAACACTATACACAATAGATACTTTAACAATGTTCCATAAATACTTCTATAATAATTTTAAGGTTGTCACAAATCTAACACCAGTTGCTGAAACCATAGACCAGATTCCAGATTGAGAAAAGGAATGCACTGCACTGAAGCCCTCCTCAGAATAGAAGAATTATGTAATaagtaaaaaaatcaataaccaGGTCATTGGATCTACCATATCATAGCTATAATTCAGCAAGCACCAATTAATTTATGACCATGATAACAAGTGCAATGCAAGTGAATAATTACAACTAAAAatccaaatgaaaaacatatggCTCAACATTACATCCTTCAGCTAATAGCAACAAAGACCGAAAGTAACCAAATCTTGGTAAAAGGTTAAGTGCAAGTATTTAAATTCAGACATGTCCTAGACCATTAAGAAAGATACATGAATCTGTTCCACATAGCAGGAATGCCAATACATAACAATGACGGGACCAAACCAATATATATTAACATTTCCAAGGTGCGCCAACATGAATTCAAATGCCCAAACAAAATActcaaaagtaaaaagaaatttgGAGTGCGTACATTTCTCAATCTTCTACTTGGTTGTGGAGGCCTTTGATGTCTTCATCCAAGTCAGCATACATTGGATCAATCCTCAATTGGATTTCGTCCATGTTAGCCGCTGGTCTTGGGTTAAGACCCTTCCTGAAGAATCATCATTAATACATTTACACCGAACAAAttcacacaaaacaaaaaacctgTGTGAAATTAATACCTTGATCTATATGGGACAACATTTCCATAGCCTGCCATTAGAAACCCTAGAGTTTGTGTTTGGTGAGATGGCGTAAGCAATCgtcttttatttcaaattcaatGGGTAAATATGTTGTCTTGATGATTGCCCACCGTTAGATTTTGAGTCTTCAATGTTTGACACACAAGGATTTTTGTTATAAACCATAATTTTAGGAAGATGGACTGCCTCAAAATACATGTTACTTTCATCTTTAAGAGATTTATAATACGCCAAAAAAGAATTTCCCCAAAATCTCTCTAATAATATCATGAACAATGaagcttcaactacaaaatTGTAGATAAAATTCAAGAAGTATTTAAGTGTACATAAAAACCATGATGTGCATAGATCATAAGGTCCAGGTCAACTAATCCAGCTCGGAGTTTGCACCTAAATTCCATCATTAGAATTATCTCTAAACAAGGTACCAATTTAAATTACCCAATAACAAACCCATTAGGTTAAGAGGGAAGTCATATAATTTCCTATATAACATAATGATAATTTGACTGAACCAGAAAACCCCCAATTTGGATGACTGATCCCAATACCTCCACAACCTAATCTCCCATCGGAAACCCTAATTAGACTTATTATTACCCAAACAAAGGCTGATCAAAACTCCCAAAACATTGGAGCTCTATTTCAATCaaatctcccccccccccccaaaaaaaaaaaccaacaattCCTAACCAAAATTACTACCGAAATTGCAACATAATTTGTAACTAATCACAAATGAAATTCAAATTGGGAAACTGGCAATGCAATCTAATGGAGAAAGAAAAATGACATAATTTaaagaagaaatgaaggaaaatagGCGAATGGCAATATCTTCGTCAGCGATTAGACACGCCGGCTGCGAATGATGACAGCAAAGAGGTTCCTGGACAAGTTGGAGAGAAAATGAGGAGCTAGAGAAATGGAAAAATCGGCAGCCTCGCGTCGGACCAAGTATAGAAGCTGTTATTTCGAGGAACGAGTCTAGAAACTATTTGGgtatttccatttttttattgGTAATAGCATTTCGAATAGAATAGTGTTCGCCTGCTTACTCATATCTATGAATCACAATGTGACATGtggtttaaataattaattagtggCTTTTAAGTTAAAATGATTCatgaaatttgcataactcttcactttagtttctgaaatttgaaattaatagaagtggtcattgagtttgtctcccttcaatcattttggtcattcgtgaaaatctccattaaataagaataaaatgacaaaaaaatacgctaaatttttgtcaaatcattttttttttcgaagatAGAAATATATTAGATTCAAATAAAACTGTTTACATCCTGAGCAAGAAAGTTAAACAAAAATTTTGGGCCAATACAATCCTAGACAAAAGCTCGACCCTCCTTAAATACGTACTTAGCCACTGAGTGAGCAACACGATTGCTCTCTCTAGACACGAACACGAATGATACAGATGTCAACCTTCACGCTAGAATCTCAATATCATTAAGTATACATTCAAGGCTAAAGTCATAAGGCAATTCTCTCCTAAGCATCTGGATAATCACCTTGGCATCGAATTCGATAATCATTTTATCAAACCCATTGTCAATGCAAGCCGACACGGCGTCACGAATCGCACACGCTTCAGCTGCAGCTACAGTGTGACAAAGTCCGGCACCCGAGCCTCCCATAGCCTGAAGGTGATCGGTAAATTTGCAACAGACCCAACTTGTACCCACGCACAAAGTGTTCTTACACCAAGCCGCATCAGTATTGACCTTGATAAACCCATACTTCGGCTTCTGCCATTGAAATTCCCCACAAGTCGCAACCATTGTCGTCAGCCCTCTCTTTGGACATTCACCTGCAGGCCCCCGGGACATAGCATCTCTGAAATCAAAGATATTACTCCTCCAAACCTCCAAAACCTCTAAGGGTTGACGGTGCACTCCGTTGAATACCACCTCATTCCTATTTTTCTAGAGTTTCTACAAGCCAAAAGCAAACTCCTGCATAATCTCATTAGTATTATCCCTTCCCTTGACCCTGTTACAGAACGTTTTTGAACTTGCCAAAAAACCAGCACCTGCCAAGTTATAGGAGTTTAGTTGAAGCAGAAAGCAGAACCAAAACAGGTGACTGAAATTGCATCGGAAAAATATATGGTTTTCCGACTCATCCACCATACTACACACCCATAAACATTATCAACCCTCATGTATCATATTTGCAAATTACATCTAGCAGCCAATGCATTGTTGCAGCATCACCAAATGAAGAGCTTAATTTTGTTAGGGACCTTCAAACTCCAAATTAGATTCCACACTTGGTTATACTTCTGCTTATTACTAGACGATCCTCGTCATTTCCTCCCTAAGGCTCCATTTTCCATGAGACTCACGTCCACTCTATACTCGGACCTAACCGAGTAATCCCCGTTCACAGTATGGTGCCACACCAGTCTATCACAACAACCAGTCCTGCTTAAGGGGATACTTAAGATCGGAGCCACATCATCCTGATTAAAGCCTGCCGAAATCATATTGGCATCCCAAAATTTTGAGGCCGAGTCGATTAAGTCACTCGCCAAAGTTCCTTGTAAGCACACCCGTGGCCTGACTTTGAACACGGAAGGTTTAGGGAACCAAAGGTCCTCCCTAATATTGATATTGGTACCATCACCCACCCTTCACCTTAATCTCTGCTGTAACACCTTACGTGCTTAAAAAATGCCCTTCCAATCCCATGGCATATTCTTCCCTCTACAAGCATCCTGAAAGGATTTCCTAGGAAAGTATTTGTCCCTCAAAACAGTTGCCATAAGAGACAAAGGATTATGGGTCAGGCGCTATCTAATCTTGGCCGGGAAGGCCATATTGAAGCATTAAATGTCTTTGAAACCCAAGCCTCCGTACTGTTTTTGCTTCATTAATCGTTCCTAGGAAATCTAGTGGACGCCTTTCCGCTGCACATTACCTCTCCACTAGTAGTTTCGCATAGCTTTTTCTATGTCCCTGCACATCCTAATGGGTAACTTAAAACAACTCATGGCGTAGTTTGGCATAGCCATGGCCACCGCCTTAATAAGGACTTCCTTCCCCGCTTGGGACAGGAACTGCTCGGCTCAACCCACCATGcgattctcaatcttatcccgAACCTCCTCAAAGACAACTTTTTTGGAGTGTCCAAAATTTTCTTACAGCCTTAAGGACTTCTCGAAACCCGCCTTACATTGAATGGCTATAGTTTTCTCAATTTCCTCCTTGGTACAGTTTGTAGTCTTCGAGCCAAAGAAGATCGAACTTTTAGACATATTGATTTCGTGGTCAGATCCCAGTGCATAAATCTCCAGCACATCCACAACCCTTTACGCTTCCTCCACCATAGCATTtccaaacaacacaaaattgTCCACAAAGTGTGTTATCAGAACCCCTTTAGGCGTCACCCTAAACTTGTTGAGAACACCCTACTCCAACCCATTCCCAATCAACATGGAAAACACTTCGGTATAGAGAAGGAATAAGTATGGAGATAATGGGTCTCCTTGTCTCAACTCCCTCTTCGGCAAGATGAACCCAGTCGGGGTTCCATTAACTAGAATACTATAGGAAGCAGTAAAGATGCATTCCTTAATCCATCTACAAAATAGCGGTGCAAAACCCATTTTTACCATCATAGATAGAAGGAACTCTCATTCCACGCGATTGTAAGCCTTAGCCATGTCCAACTTTATTGCCATGCCTACCTGATCCtcatttttttggtgaagcagGGAATGCAGAATTTCATGCACCACAAGTATGTTGTCTTGAATTTGTTTCCTAGTGACAAAGGCAGATTGATTGTTGCTAATCACCTTTGGCATCACCTTCTTTAATATGTTTGTAAGTACCTTGGCAAGGATCTTATAGATTACTTTGCAAATCGTAATAGACCGGTATTACATCATGTTATTCGGGTATTTCACCTTTGGAATGAGCACTAAGTTAGTGTGGTTTAATTTCCGTAAGAGCATAGCCGAGTGCCATAATGCTTTGACTATCTTCAGCACGTCCTTCCCTACAGTGCCCCAATGGTCCTGGTAAAAACAACAAGAGAACCCATCAGGCCCCGGGGCTTGCTTAGGCAGGATTTGAAAAGCTGCCTTCTCAATTTCACCATCTGTCACATGAGCCATCAAAGCAAAGTTATCCTCACATGTCACTCAGGCCTCCAAACAGCTCTCAATCTTGTCAATATGACAAGGCCTACTAGTCTAAAATAACTCAGAGAAATAAGTTGTAGTAGAGCTAATCTCGGCATCACTCTCTTGCCATACCCTATTCGAGTCTTCTAATCCCCGAATTTGGTTGAAACTGCACATTTTCAGCGTTTGCGTATGGAAGAACTTTGTATTCTTGTCTCCCTTTTTAAGCCATTGGGTCATCGACTTTACTCTCCAGTATGAGTTTTCATTCTTATGGGCGACCCTGAGCTCCCTCTCTTTTAGTTTAACCTCCTTCATGGCAAACCCACTAGATTTATAAGCTGCTCTGATCTCTTCTTTCAAATGCTCAATGACTTTCTTAAAGTTCCTGCATTTACCTCTATACCACGTCTTTAAGCTTCTCCTGagggttttcatttttttcataaaatcGAAAGGCATGAGAACCTCCGAACTTATCCCTCCAATCCCCTTCCATCAGATCACGGCACTCCTCCATCTTACTCCAGCGCGCATCATAAGTTTATTTTCTACCCACCCACTCACTCACCTTCTCTGTGGATAGAAAAAGTAGGGCATGGTTGGACCCTTCCAACACCACATGCCTGAGTTTGGTATCGGGGTAAAGATCATGCCACCCTATAGTTGTTAACCCTTGATCAAGACGTTGTTGTATTGGCATAACCTCTTTGTTATTCCACCACGTAAAGGGGTAACCTTCATAGCCCAGGTCTATGAGCTCATTCCGAGCCACGAACTCTCTGAAATCAAGCAAACTAGAAGCCATTCTATAGTTGccgccttttttttcttcattacaaAGGATATCATTGAAGTCCCTTATGAGGAGGCTTTTGTCCTTGTCTTTTTCTATCCGTTTGTTTAGACTCTGCCATTGCTCCCTCCGCTTTTTCTCATCAATACTGGCATAAATGGCAAACAAGCGCCAATGACATTTTTTATTCTCATCTCATAGTCTTACTTCAATCACAAAGTTCCCAGACTTCACCAAGATCACTTGTGAGTCGTTTCTCCAAAACACGCACAACCCGCCACCAATGCCTCTTGGTTCCACCGTGTGCATATGCTTCAttcccaatttccttttaaGATACCCACAGTGGCtgcttttgttctttgtttcTAGTAGGATCACTATGTCGGGGGTGTAGAGCTGATTCTACTCCAGCAAATTGTCAACTGTCAGGTCACCCCGAAACCTTGACAGTTCCATGCGATTAGCTTCATGGGGAGTTGGGAAACCCCTCACAACTGGTCTCTTCTGCCTTTAAGAATAAGCTATTCCTTGACCGATTACTTTTAGGTTCCACACATTGAAATGGCAAGGTCTACTCCACTTTTTGATGTGATCACTTTTTCCCTTTATGCTCATTCATCACAACCTCGATAATAGGTGCCAATTCGAAAAGATCATTATCTATAGCCTTGTCCCTCTGCATCTGTAACACCTCTCACCCGTTCAACTGAATACCAAACATCCCCCTATCAATACCCTCTCCAGTAATTAGCACAAGGTTTAAATCAAATTCTTGGTCGGTTTCCGAAGACACACTAGCCACATTCGTCCTTTCTTCCAGCTCAGGAAGTACATGAATGACAACATGCTCAGCTCCAACAACAAGCATGTTCCTTAGTCCAATTAACCTAGAATCAAAAGCCATTTATCTGGCCCTTCTAACATCCTCATTTTCCAG includes:
- the LOC114826301 gene encoding uncharacterized protein — encoded protein: MEVESKAKLLNKKKSFSHSTVLIAICLFSLFLILILYLAQPSPSFSPALKLQNSVTFLPLKDTRFANTAMKGNTWFMSSLNDTYEENESEYLYFPSKASDEKLLCIKGNDISDGTRNSYALAYPEGLPNSTTFLKGLAFMSDTFYDYGNLWHELTAMMPFVGWSIKNRCAKQARLVLFH